A single region of the Salmo salar chromosome ssa16, Ssal_v3.1, whole genome shotgun sequence genome encodes:
- the LOC106574672 gene encoding uncharacterized protein, which translates to MRGAVDLLVLLFCLSGAWTQEESGGVRESGITQQGHSAGRESRGTEATEVTSECTTMQPDIWDEMKALRDMVMEQREKLRTMEGRVTACEGEVETQKNIVMDLRIELMVTKAKVAELEKENAALEARLSTSERELTTIRNDVEELKRQNTDRPKVAFSAAGLNNGPIGPFNTDANLVYTRVITNIGKAYSPITGAFTAPVRGVYYIRFTAAQHGRGSDYMGIYMLKNGQAIMSNFHYNSHGYWVHLSNGVILELEQGDVVYMRLPASYRLYDDTKNQNIFSGFLLFTV; encoded by the exons ATGAGGGGTGCTGTAGATCTGCtggtgttgttgttctgtctgtctggggcatggactcaggaggagagtggaggggtcAGAGAGAGTGGCATCACTCAACAGGGACacagtgcagggagagagagccgAGGGACCGAAGCTACAGAGGTGACCAGCGAATGTACGACCATGCAACCTGACATCTGGGATGAGATGAAGGCGCTGAGAGACATGGtgatggagcagagagagaagctgaggACCATGGAGGGCAGAGTGACAGCCTGTGAGGGTGAGGTAGAGACACAGAAGAACATAGTGATGGACCTAAGAATCGAGCTGATGGTCACTAAGGCCAAAGTGGCGGAACTGGAGAAAGAGAATGCAG CCCTGGAGGCCAGACTGAGCACCAGTGAGAGAGAGCTGACCACCATTAGGAATGATGTTGAGGAACTGAAGAGACAGAACACAG ACAGACCAAAAGTGGCTTTCTCTGCTGCTGGTTTGAATAATGGACCCATAGGTCCCTTCAATACTGATGCCAACCTGGTCTACACCAGAGTCATCACCAACATCGGCAAGGCCTACAGCCCGATTACAG GTGCCTTCACAGCACCAGTGAGAGGAGTCTACTACATCAGATTCACCGCTGCTCAACATGGGCGTGGTTCAGATTACATGGGTATATACATGTTAAAGAATGGGCAGGCGATCATGTCTAACTTTCATTACAATAGCCATGGATACTGGGTCCATTTATCTAATGGAGTCATTCTGGAGCTGGAGCAGGGAGATGTGGTGTACATGCGACTGCCTGCGAGCTATAGGCTCTATGACGACACAAAGAATCAAAACATCTTCAGTGGCTTCCTGCTTTTCACCGTGTGA
- the LOC106574670 gene encoding complement C1q subcomponent subunit B — translation MVFQRLIGILIYTPPPKEPLEARLSTSERELTTPRNDVQELKRQNTDQKVAFSAGFTDSGAVGPFNTETTLVYSRVITNIGKAYSPITGAFTVPVGGVYYIRFTAAHTGSSEFMGISRSKNGQSIMYSPGNNAGGYETLSDGLSLELEEGDVVYMGLSLGNRLVDSRVNHNTFSGFLLFSV, via the exons atggtTTTCCAGCGGCTAATAGGGATCCTAAtatataccccccccccaaaagaaccCCTGGAGGCCAGACTGAGCACCAGTGAGAGAGAGCTGACCACCCCTAGGAATGATGTTCAGGAACTGAAGAGACAGAACACAG accaaaAGGTAGCTTTCTCTGCTGGTTTCACTGATTCAGGAGCTGTAGGCCCATTCAATACTGAAACCACACTGGTATACTCCAGAGTCATCACCAACATCGGCAAGGCCTACAGCCCGATTACAG GTGCCTTCACAGTACCAGTGGGAGGAGTCTACTACATCAGATTCACCGCTGCTCATACTGGGAGTTCAGAGTTCATGGGTATATCCAGGTCCAAGAATGGGCAGAGCATCATGTACAGCCCTGGGAATAATGCTGGAGGTTATGAGACACTGTCTGATGGACTCAGCCTTGAGCTAGAGGAAGGGGATGTGGTGTACATGGGTCTCTCTTTAGGGAACAGGCTCGTTGATAGCAGAGTAAATCACAACACCTTCAGTGGCttcctgctcttctctgtgtga